A portion of the Paenibacillus marchantiae genome contains these proteins:
- a CDS encoding ABC transporter substrate-binding protein, translating to MHFSKFMLIIAMVCVVFAEAGCSSSSSSGGDTSADPQGKVNLVFWSHQEDAIVGAYKKLISKYQTLHPDITIEYQTFPYDVYSQKLKASFSAKKPPDIAEFFGTWVPEYSKNGLLVEIPDSENVKKEYYDAPLGGYLRDNKLYGLPLEYNIENGGMLIHPQMLKDQGFDHAPSNWTELVDYAKKLTVRENNVIKVKGFDFVSADNITFTFLSLILQQGASFMGEDEHVNFHSPEAEKAMSTLVSLVADDKVADLTTFGGELDTSDYFFQGKSAMTYRGPWTIAAGQNNYEVDDFEYVSVPSFTENPPVFAAESGWGLAVSQKSKQQEAALDFIQFISEKDNLSTWNTDTFTVPAKKEIAENPEFLKNNPHLKPSLDILALGQWIGPIADRDFFFKQVNDNFQLMASGQQSVQDGLANIEQTINDNQDQHK from the coding sequence ATGCATTTTTCCAAGTTTATGCTGATCATTGCGATGGTTTGTGTTGTATTCGCTGAAGCAGGCTGTTCCAGCTCCTCCTCTTCAGGCGGCGATACATCCGCAGACCCGCAAGGTAAGGTGAATCTGGTCTTTTGGAGTCATCAGGAAGACGCCATTGTGGGCGCATACAAGAAATTAATATCCAAATACCAGACCTTACACCCCGATATAACGATCGAGTATCAGACCTTTCCATATGATGTATACAGCCAGAAGCTGAAAGCCTCATTCTCCGCGAAGAAACCACCCGATATTGCCGAATTTTTCGGTACGTGGGTGCCCGAATATTCCAAGAACGGTCTGCTTGTCGAAATCCCTGATAGTGAAAATGTAAAAAAAGAGTACTATGATGCTCCCCTTGGGGGATATTTGCGAGACAACAAGTTATACGGGCTGCCACTTGAATACAACATTGAGAACGGCGGCATGTTGATTCACCCGCAAATGCTCAAAGACCAAGGCTTCGATCACGCACCGTCCAACTGGACAGAGCTTGTGGATTACGCCAAAAAATTGACTGTCCGTGAGAACAATGTCATCAAAGTCAAAGGCTTCGATTTTGTATCAGCAGACAATATTACGTTTACTTTCTTATCCCTTATTTTGCAGCAAGGTGCAAGTTTTATGGGTGAAGACGAACATGTTAATTTCCACTCACCGGAGGCGGAGAAAGCGATGTCCACCTTGGTCTCGCTCGTGGCCGATGACAAAGTTGCGGATTTAACCACGTTCGGCGGTGAGCTGGATACCTCTGACTATTTTTTTCAGGGGAAATCAGCCATGACCTATCGCGGTCCCTGGACGATTGCTGCAGGACAGAACAACTATGAGGTTGATGATTTTGAATACGTTTCCGTGCCTTCCTTTACGGAAAACCCACCCGTTTTTGCTGCCGAATCCGGTTGGGGGCTTGCGGTGTCCCAAAAAAGCAAACAGCAGGAGGCTGCGCTTGATTTCATCCAATTCATCTCGGAGAAGGACAACCTCTCGACATGGAATACGGACACCTTTACCGTACCAGCCAAAAAAGAAATTGCCGAAAACCCGGAATTCCTGAAGAACAATCCTCATCTAAAGCCTTCGCTGGACATATTGGCGTTAGGTCAATGGATCGGCCCAATAGCAGACCGGGATTTCTTCTTCAAGCAGGTTAACGACAATTTCCAGCTGATGGCTAGTGGACAACAGAGTGTCCAGGACGGATTGGCTAACATCGAACAGACGATCAACGATAATCAGGATCAACATAAGTGA
- a CDS encoding carbohydrate ABC transporter permease, whose amino-acid sequence MSTAISTNKADKVNPAVKSTAYRAKRRFIIISLVPILLLFGVFAFLPIAWSLGLSAFKYDPLSSNAIFVGAENYIRMFQDSIFLKSLWVTFKFVFIAVLINIVITLLIASAIQRVRIPWLKNGFRTIFFLPTIAPLAGTAIVWNTMFNYNDGLFNMILAKMNMAPIQWLSDPHYALYSVIMMTLWADIGYNIVLFIAGLDSIPDMYYEAATLEGAGRWHVFLHITLPLLRRTLLFVSITTVVSYFQAFPQFQIMTKGGPFNETRVLSLQIYEQAFSSSNMGYASAMATVFLMIILLVTLLQLRWGRTQWEH is encoded by the coding sequence ATGAGTACTGCTATATCTACCAACAAGGCGGACAAGGTTAACCCAGCGGTAAAGTCAACAGCTTACAGGGCAAAACGAAGGTTCATCATCATCTCACTCGTACCGATCTTGCTTCTGTTCGGGGTGTTTGCTTTCCTTCCCATCGCATGGAGCCTGGGCTTATCCGCATTCAAGTATGACCCGCTCAGCTCAAACGCGATATTCGTGGGGGCGGAAAACTATATTCGCATGTTCCAGGACTCCATCTTTCTGAAGTCACTGTGGGTAACCTTCAAATTTGTATTTATCGCCGTATTGATAAACATTGTCATTACGCTTTTGATTGCTTCAGCGATTCAGCGAGTCCGCATCCCGTGGCTTAAAAATGGCTTTCGGACTATATTCTTTCTTCCCACGATCGCTCCGCTGGCGGGAACGGCCATCGTATGGAATACCATGTTCAATTACAATGACGGCTTGTTCAACATGATTCTCGCCAAGATGAATATGGCGCCGATCCAGTGGCTCAGTGATCCGCATTATGCGCTCTACTCCGTCATTATGATGACCTTGTGGGCTGATATTGGCTATAATATCGTTCTTTTCATTGCGGGACTGGATTCCATCCCGGATATGTACTATGAAGCAGCGACGCTGGAGGGGGCGGGCCGATGGCATGTCTTTCTTCACATCACACTGCCATTGCTGCGCAGAACGTTGCTGTTTGTTTCCATCACGACAGTTGTTTCCTATTTTCAGGCCTTCCCACAATTTCAGATTATGACCAAGGGCGGACCCTTCAACGAAACACGAGTGCTGTCACTGCAAATCTATGAACAGGCCTTCTCCAGCTCCAATATGGGGTACGCATCTGCTATGGCAACCGTATTTCTAATGATCATCCTGCTTGTGACGCTGCTGCAACTTCGGTGGGGACGCACGCAATGGGAACATTGA
- a CDS encoding carbohydrate ABC transporter permease, with amino-acid sequence MDIVSGSAGFFPSKPSLDGYRTVFSEAPFVTWLLNSLMTSVIITVVTLFTSALAGYVFAKHQFRGKKLLFILILATMMIPFQVIMIPTYLITAELGLVNHLLAIILPNLVSSYGVFLAKQFIEEIPQELLEAARMDGSGEFRLMLRIVMPLILPMLSALGIFTFMNSWNNYLWPLIVLNDESKMTVPLALVYFNGTHQVNYNVVMSAAVLITIPVIIMFLIFQKQFIKGLAMTGMK; translated from the coding sequence ATGGACATCGTCTCAGGTTCCGCCGGTTTTTTTCCAAGTAAGCCGAGTCTGGACGGATACCGAACGGTTTTTAGCGAGGCGCCGTTTGTCACGTGGCTGCTGAACAGTCTGATGACTTCCGTCATCATAACGGTGGTGACCTTGTTTACAAGCGCTCTAGCCGGATATGTCTTTGCCAAGCATCAGTTTAGAGGTAAGAAACTGCTGTTCATTCTGATCCTGGCAACCATGATGATTCCCTTTCAGGTTATTATGATTCCCACGTATCTGATCACGGCTGAGCTTGGACTGGTTAACCATTTGCTGGCGATTATTTTGCCCAATCTGGTTAGCTCCTACGGCGTATTTCTGGCTAAACAATTCATAGAAGAGATTCCACAGGAGCTGCTGGAGGCAGCAAGGATGGACGGTTCTGGCGAATTCAGGCTGATGCTTCGCATCGTTATGCCGCTTATTCTGCCGATGCTGTCAGCGTTGGGAATATTCACGTTTATGAACTCCTGGAATAACTATCTGTGGCCACTGATTGTATTAAATGATGAGAGCAAGATGACCGTTCCGCTGGCATTGGTCTATTTTAACGGAACGCACCAGGTCAATTACAACGTCGTCATGTCAGCTGCGGTATTGATTACAATACCGGTTATTATAATGTTCCTGATCTTCCAGAAGCAATTTATTAAAGGCCTAGCTATGACGGGCATGAAATAA
- the melA gene encoding alpha-galactosidase: protein MTKISIIGAGSAFTREIAMDILLIEGLEGGTIALVDIDERRLELARRLVLQIVEQTGKTWEVIASTNRREVIGGSQFVINQIEVGGLETVRYEYEIPLKYGVKQCIGDTLGPGGLFKTLRTLPSWMEIVRDIEALCPDCIILNYTNPMSAVTLLTSRITDIPVVGLCHSIQNTSAQLAEYAGVPYEEMSWKAGGINHMSWFVELSHAGRDLYPVLLEKIQTPELLRQDPVRFDAMKYLGAFVSESSGHFSEYIPYYRKRQSLIDQHCNSGYNGATGFYADNWPIWRRENDEQIVSQLEGTAPLELKSSNEYAAIIIEAVLKNEPKVIYGNVPNRGLIENLQADGVVEVACLVDGKGVQPCRFGRLPEHLAALCRSNMAFFDLAVEAVRRSDREMARHALMLDPLTAAVCSLEEIGSMFDELYEAEQGFVPVLK, encoded by the coding sequence ATGACTAAAATCTCAATTATCGGAGCAGGCAGTGCATTTACGCGAGAGATCGCTATGGATATCCTGCTGATTGAAGGCTTGGAGGGTGGCACTATTGCCCTGGTTGATATTGACGAGCGGCGGCTTGAGTTGGCACGCAGGCTGGTGCTTCAGATCGTGGAACAGACAGGGAAGACGTGGGAGGTGATTGCCTCTACAAATCGCAGAGAGGTCATCGGCGGTTCACAGTTTGTGATTAACCAAATTGAAGTAGGCGGGCTGGAGACGGTTCGTTATGAATATGAAATTCCGCTGAAATACGGGGTAAAGCAGTGCATTGGCGATACGCTGGGACCAGGGGGACTGTTCAAGACACTCCGTACCCTTCCCAGCTGGATGGAGATCGTGCGGGACATTGAAGCGCTCTGCCCAGACTGCATCATTCTAAACTATACCAACCCGATGTCGGCGGTTACACTCCTGACTTCCCGCATTACGGATATTCCGGTGGTGGGACTATGCCACTCTATCCAGAACACGTCGGCTCAACTGGCTGAATATGCAGGAGTTCCATATGAAGAGATGTCATGGAAAGCCGGAGGTATTAACCACATGTCCTGGTTCGTGGAGCTGTCCCACGCCGGGAGAGATCTGTATCCAGTATTACTGGAGAAAATACAAACTCCTGAACTGCTGCGGCAGGATCCGGTCCGCTTTGATGCGATGAAATACCTGGGTGCATTCGTTTCGGAATCCAGCGGCCATTTCTCGGAATATATCCCGTATTACCGTAAACGCCAATCACTTATCGACCAGCACTGCAACTCAGGTTATAACGGAGCTACGGGATTCTACGCTGACAACTGGCCGATCTGGCGGAGAGAGAATGATGAGCAGATCGTTTCACAGCTTGAGGGAACAGCACCGCTTGAGCTGAAATCCAGTAATGAATATGCAGCCATTATTATCGAAGCAGTATTGAAGAATGAGCCGAAGGTCATTTATGGTAACGTTCCTAACCGGGGGCTGATTGAAAATCTGCAGGCTGATGGTGTGGTGGAAGTGGCCTGTCTCGTTGATGGGAAAGGCGTTCAGCCTTGTCGCTTTGGAAGACTGCCCGAGCATTTGGCCGCATTGTGCCGCTCGAACATGGCTTTTTTTGACCTGGCAGTGGAAGCTGTGCGGAGGAGTGACAGGGAGATGGCTCGCCATGCACTGATGTTGGATCCGCTAACTGCAGCCGTATGCTCCCTGGAGGAGATCGGAAGTATGTTCGATGAACTGTATGAGGCGGAACAGGGATTTGTTCCGGTATTGAAATGA
- a CDS encoding carbohydrate kinase family protein, protein MMQRQQTSPVVVIVGELNVDVIVSGTDVMPEWNREKMVDGFEIVLGSSSAITACALASLGADVRFVSVVGDDDFGKFCIAELQRMGVNTEHVTRLSGIKTGVTLSLSTPDDRGLLTYAGSIPLLTPDYIPESLLQQAAHLHFGSYYLQDGMRPHWRELFTRLRADGISTSFDTGWDVSNQWDREGISALLTVTDLFIPSEDELLHIFPAAGVSHVLDSMLPGVAGIVAVKQGSKGATLRQLDESRISAGSYTLTPVDTTGAGDCFNAGIIYGYLLGMRSDELLRFANACGALSTLGIGGTGSLPTMEAVLLLQAEHEQ, encoded by the coding sequence ATGATGCAGAGACAACAAACAAGTCCCGTTGTTGTCATTGTTGGCGAGCTAAATGTAGACGTCATTGTATCGGGAACGGATGTCATGCCGGAATGGAATCGGGAAAAAATGGTTGATGGTTTTGAGATTGTACTTGGTTCCTCTTCAGCAATAACGGCCTGTGCGCTGGCAAGCCTGGGAGCGGATGTGAGATTCGTTAGCGTAGTGGGAGATGACGATTTCGGAAAATTCTGTATAGCTGAGCTGCAGCGTATGGGCGTAAATACAGAGCATGTAACCCGATTGTCTGGCATCAAGACAGGTGTAACTCTGTCGCTTTCCACACCCGATGACCGCGGGTTGTTAACTTACGCTGGCAGTATCCCATTGTTAACACCGGATTATATCCCGGAGTCCCTGTTGCAGCAGGCCGCACATCTTCATTTTGGTTCCTATTATTTGCAGGATGGAATGAGACCTCATTGGCGAGAGCTCTTTACAAGATTGCGGGCAGATGGGATCAGCACGTCTTTTGATACCGGCTGGGATGTATCCAATCAATGGGACCGCGAGGGCATAAGTGCACTACTGACGGTAACTGATTTGTTTATTCCCAGCGAGGATGAACTGCTGCACATTTTCCCTGCCGCTGGGGTAAGCCATGTACTTGATTCCATGCTTCCTGGTGTGGCAGGAATTGTAGCGGTCAAACAAGGGTCAAAAGGTGCTACACTACGTCAACTGGACGAAAGTAGAATATCGGCCGGATCTTACACTTTGACACCCGTCGATACGACAGGGGCAGGAGACTGTTTCAACGCAGGAATCATATATGGATACTTGCTTGGGATGCGAAGTGATGAACTGCTGCGATTTGCCAATGCATGTGGAGCATTGTCCACACTTGGCATTGGTGGCACAGGGAGTTTGCCGACAATGGAGGCTGTTCTTCTTTTGCAGGCTGAGCATGAACAATAA
- a CDS encoding choice-of-anchor Q domain-containing protein, with protein MLKFGKTLLVGLSMAVGIGLVSGIEWSSSAAAAGTDYYVATNGNDSSAGTSSAPWKTLQHAADAVPAGSTVHVRGGVYNQKLKITRSGSASQGPIVFTNDGTETPIIDGTGLSVSGIEGLIDLTDVNYVTLQGFEIRNYTTATKDVMPVGIYVHGSGSFINLSGNKVHDIKNTATPTGSDLLGRDAHGIAVYGTKAPESIHDITISGNELYNLVLGSSESLVLNGNVDTFSVTNNVIHDNDNIGIDLIGYEGKAPNTTYDQVRNGLVKGNRVYNITSNNNPSYGKSLPNNSNAADGIYVDGGKDSIIEQNYSYNNDIGIEIASEHAGKSTSNITVRSNAVYNNRLTGIAMGGYDTKRGSTVNCKIVNNTVYKNDTLGDGSGQLYVQYDTQNNVIKNNIFVASSTDVLIYNEYTKNSGNVVDYNLYFAPAGSNGASWTWKNKDYTGFSAYKTGTGNDAHSLFIDPKFVNASGYDFHLQSTSPAIDAGNTDNAIIGTLDIEGKPRVQGAAVNIGAYE; from the coding sequence ATGTTGAAATTCGGTAAAACATTGCTGGTGGGATTAAGTATGGCGGTAGGGATAGGACTGGTTTCAGGCATTGAATGGTCCTCATCTGCTGCCGCAGCAGGCACAGATTACTACGTAGCGACAAACGGAAATGACTCCAGTGCGGGAACGAGCAGCGCGCCATGGAAGACGCTTCAGCACGCAGCGGATGCTGTTCCTGCAGGCAGTACGGTGCATGTTCGTGGCGGTGTGTACAACCAGAAGCTGAAGATCACCCGCTCAGGCTCCGCTTCACAGGGGCCGATTGTATTCACTAACGATGGCACGGAGACTCCGATTATTGACGGTACAGGACTTTCGGTTAGCGGGATTGAAGGGTTGATTGACCTGACCGATGTGAATTACGTTACCCTTCAGGGATTTGAAATTCGCAATTATACTACAGCTACTAAGGACGTCATGCCCGTAGGCATTTATGTTCACGGATCAGGCAGCTTCATCAATTTGTCTGGTAACAAAGTCCATGATATCAAAAACACGGCCACCCCAACCGGCAGTGATCTGCTTGGCCGTGACGCACATGGGATCGCCGTATATGGAACAAAGGCACCGGAATCCATTCACGATATTACGATTAGTGGTAATGAACTGTATAATCTTGTGCTCGGCTCCAGCGAATCTCTGGTTCTCAACGGTAACGTGGACACCTTCTCAGTGACGAATAATGTCATCCACGATAACGACAACATCGGCATTGATCTCATCGGATATGAGGGTAAAGCGCCGAATACGACTTACGATCAGGTACGGAACGGACTCGTGAAGGGCAACAGAGTCTACAATATCACTTCCAACAATAATCCTTCGTATGGGAAGTCACTTCCGAATAACAGTAATGCGGCCGATGGCATTTATGTCGATGGTGGCAAGGATAGTATTATTGAACAGAACTACAGCTACAACAATGATATCGGTATCGAGATTGCGTCCGAGCATGCCGGTAAATCTACCAGCAATATTACTGTTCGCAGCAACGCAGTCTACAACAACCGACTCACTGGCATCGCCATGGGCGGGTATGATACCAAACGCGGCTCCACCGTAAACTGTAAGATCGTTAACAATACCGTATACAAAAATGATACGCTTGGCGATGGCAGCGGCCAGCTTTACGTTCAATACGACACACAAAATAACGTAATTAAGAACAACATTTTTGTAGCCAGCTCTACAGATGTATTGATTTACAATGAATACACCAAAAATTCCGGAAACGTTGTGGATTATAATCTTTATTTCGCCCCTGCCGGAAGCAATGGAGCCAGCTGGACTTGGAAAAATAAAGATTACACAGGATTCTCCGCTTATAAAACGGGAACTGGCAATGACGCGCATTCCTTGTTCATCGATCCCAAATTTGTGAATGCTTCAGGATACGATTTCCATCTCCAATCTACATCTCCAGCGATTGATGCCGGGAACACGGACAACGCTATTATCGGAACACTGGACATTGAGGGGAAACCGAGAGTACAGGGGGCTGCTGTGAATATCGGCGCTTACGAGTGA
- a CDS encoding extracellular solute-binding protein, whose translation MKPGSIKHSMVIYGTIILMLVLAACSQSEQIENPSLPQPIHPKQQPIEYKSNPDEPAWKLDTTPVDLTWFVGANWYGHTWGKSMTSKIVTEKTGVNIKFEVPSGEASEQIALMMTSGKLPDLMTIGSWESAIHKLWEGDQVYALNELAEQYDPYFFKVAGDGTLKWYRQENGNTYGIPNDSYSPSLMQTTGLTAANQTFLVRKDLYEAMGRPDLSTPEGFLNALQLLKDQYSVYKGQLISPFFAQGNVSYGMTEYLQNLLAIPHEKDGKFNDRMTDPDYITWLKTFRTAYERGLINVDFLVDSNAQVEEKTSNARYFMMIREWTGMAAINPILAAGAYPNSYYIAVDGPQNSHGDSARLFPGNMDGWMVTMISKSTKSPERAIRFLSYLASEEGQRVVFLGKEGETWAMRDGKPQLTAEMVQLLDTDRERLEKEYGIMDTYWMLRNPAFVNQWRPEKAASVKQMEEFANKQADMDSGTYKGIDPVGDSDIALSWSRISQNWEEVLPELITAKDEAAFDKIFENFLARRVNYGFNQVMEYRQTELEARKAKMAE comes from the coding sequence ATGAAACCCGGTTCCATTAAGCACAGCATGGTCATCTATGGGACCATAATCTTAATGCTGGTTTTGGCCGCGTGTTCCCAATCAGAGCAAATTGAAAATCCATCACTCCCACAGCCCATTCATCCTAAACAACAGCCGATTGAATACAAGTCGAACCCCGATGAACCCGCATGGAAGCTTGATACCACGCCTGTGGATTTAACCTGGTTTGTAGGTGCGAACTGGTATGGGCACACATGGGGTAAGAGCATGACCTCCAAAATTGTAACAGAGAAAACAGGTGTTAACATCAAATTCGAAGTGCCATCGGGTGAAGCAAGCGAACAAATTGCGCTCATGATGACTTCCGGTAAGCTGCCGGATTTGATGACAATAGGCTCGTGGGAAAGTGCGATTCATAAGTTGTGGGAAGGGGATCAGGTGTATGCCTTAAATGAACTGGCGGAGCAATATGATCCTTACTTTTTCAAGGTCGCGGGGGACGGTACACTGAAGTGGTATCGTCAGGAAAACGGCAATACATATGGCATTCCAAATGATTCATACAGCCCCAGCCTAATGCAGACAACCGGTTTGACGGCTGCGAACCAAACCTTTTTGGTAAGAAAGGATCTCTATGAGGCTATGGGTAGACCCGATTTGAGCACTCCGGAAGGCTTTCTGAACGCATTACAATTGTTAAAAGATCAGTATTCTGTGTATAAAGGTCAGCTCATTAGTCCCTTCTTTGCTCAGGGGAATGTCTCTTATGGGATGACCGAGTACCTGCAAAACCTGCTGGCTATTCCGCATGAAAAGGACGGAAAATTTAACGACCGTATGACCGACCCAGACTATATCACCTGGTTGAAAACCTTCCGTACAGCTTATGAGCGTGGCCTGATTAATGTGGATTTTCTGGTGGATTCGAATGCTCAGGTAGAGGAAAAAACCAGTAATGCCCGTTATTTTATGATGATTCGCGAGTGGACTGGTATGGCGGCTATCAATCCGATCCTAGCTGCGGGTGCATATCCGAATTCGTACTACATCGCTGTGGATGGACCGCAAAACAGCCACGGTGATTCCGCCAGACTGTTCCCTGGCAACATGGACGGCTGGATGGTTACGATGATTAGCAAATCCACCAAGAGTCCTGAACGAGCCATCCGATTTTTGAGCTATTTAGCGAGCGAAGAAGGCCAAAGGGTTGTATTTCTGGGCAAAGAAGGCGAAACATGGGCGATGAGGGATGGCAAACCGCAGTTGACGGCGGAAATGGTCCAATTGCTTGACACAGATAGGGAGCGTCTGGAAAAGGAATACGGTATCATGGATACCTACTGGATGCTGCGCAACCCTGCTTTCGTTAACCAGTGGAGACCAGAAAAGGCGGCATCCGTTAAGCAAATGGAGGAGTTCGCGAACAAACAGGCGGATATGGACAGCGGCACCTATAAGGGAATAGATCCTGTAGGAGATTCCGATATAGCCTTATCCTGGTCGCGTATTTCACAGAATTGGGAAGAAGTTCTGCCTGAACTGATTACTGCCAAAGATGAAGCTGCTTTTGATAAAATTTTCGAAAATTTCTTGGCCCGTCGTGTGAATTACGGTTTTAATCAGGTAATGGAATACCGTCAGACCGAGCTGGAAGCGAGAAAAGCCAAGATGGCTGAATAA
- a CDS encoding sensor histidine kinase, which yields MRKLYRNARISQKLFLAFSLMIAIPVILVSFLYIRMQETQLYKDAMSAGNSHVSWLNEQLRSRMDIIENASNTALTQKSFVDFIHSNMLVDGLRLVKFKQNQFEQMQNIIQSNAMISELSFYVDNPNLYEIWPEIYHYQKFWPQDYWAKLRDEGGAAYRLFSFKDGEHTLSYYRLVRLQGQEKKRPSIMEIRVPHSMFFSDLLQESKGDFFSVLMNESDPPQYVYNPQHEFSRKAGEGLDEILGGIHRQLDVLPQGSPVKIKVGDQSYYALYRYIAPLNTYVVDIASHQALMKGPRSWYAFVVTITLCVLLLIMLLVSHTTRRIFRRLDSVLASMRQVRKGELDATIDTGLDENERGDEIDEVAVSYNKMLHEVKRLMTQVVDKQLIAKNAQLHSLHSQINSHFLYNALESIRMLAEVQRQPAIANSLVSLGSQLRYSMQWRSDTVALHEELANIQSYIQFINLMEGGSIMLTADLPQEVLRYAIPKMCMQPIVENAVHHAAPSGGSVCIQITVSVENERLLIKIQDDGEGLDPEMLVRLQAALRGDSDSPIVTSKNGLGLENVNKRLQLHYGEDYGLWIDSVQGAYTCVTIHLPWENVNLGGW from the coding sequence ATGAGGAAACTTTACCGCAATGCCCGTATATCCCAAAAGCTGTTTCTGGCGTTTAGCCTGATGATTGCCATACCCGTTATTTTAGTATCCTTTTTATATATTCGCATGCAGGAAACCCAGCTATACAAGGACGCTATGTCAGCGGGCAACAGCCACGTTTCATGGCTAAACGAACAATTGCGCAGCAGAATGGATATCATTGAGAACGCTTCCAACACGGCACTCACTCAAAAGTCATTTGTGGATTTTATTCATTCCAATATGCTTGTGGATGGACTACGACTGGTGAAATTTAAGCAAAACCAATTTGAGCAAATGCAAAACATCATTCAAAGTAATGCGATGATCAGTGAGCTCAGCTTTTACGTGGATAACCCGAACTTGTATGAAATCTGGCCTGAGATCTATCATTATCAGAAATTTTGGCCGCAGGATTACTGGGCAAAGCTTCGGGATGAAGGTGGTGCGGCTTACCGCTTATTTTCTTTTAAGGATGGTGAACATACGCTATCATACTACCGGCTGGTTCGCCTTCAGGGTCAGGAGAAAAAGCGACCTAGTATTATGGAAATTCGCGTTCCGCACAGTATGTTTTTCAGCGACCTTCTCCAGGAGAGCAAGGGAGACTTCTTTTCTGTTTTGATGAACGAAAGCGATCCTCCCCAATATGTCTATAATCCCCAGCATGAGTTTTCTCGAAAAGCCGGTGAAGGACTGGACGAAATCCTTGGCGGTATTCATCGCCAGCTGGATGTACTGCCACAGGGAAGTCCCGTTAAAATTAAGGTAGGAGATCAGAGCTACTATGCACTTTACCGCTACATCGCTCCGCTAAACACTTATGTGGTCGATATCGCCTCCCATCAGGCATTGATGAAGGGGCCACGCAGCTGGTATGCATTTGTGGTAACGATTACATTATGTGTTCTGCTGCTCATCATGCTGCTCGTATCACACACAACTCGGCGCATTTTCCGACGGCTGGACAGCGTACTGGCTTCAATGCGTCAGGTACGAAAAGGAGAACTGGATGCAACGATTGATACCGGCCTAGATGAGAACGAAAGAGGGGATGAGATCGATGAGGTGGCTGTGAGCTACAACAAAATGTTACATGAGGTCAAACGTCTGATGACACAGGTAGTGGATAAACAATTAATCGCCAAAAACGCACAGCTGCATTCACTGCATTCGCAGATCAACTCTCATTTTTTGTATAACGCACTGGAATCTATTCGAATGCTCGCGGAGGTTCAACGACAACCTGCTATTGCGAATTCATTGGTATCATTAGGTTCGCAACTTCGCTACAGCATGCAGTGGCGCAGCGATACGGTTGCGCTTCACGAGGAACTTGCCAACATTCAAAGTTATATTCAATTTATTAATTTAATGGAAGGCGGCAGCATCATGTTGACGGCAGATCTCCCGCAGGAGGTGCTCCGCTATGCAATTCCTAAAATGTGCATGCAGCCTATTGTTGAAAATGCAGTGCATCACGCTGCACCATCAGGCGGGAGTGTGTGTATTCAGATCACCGTTTCAGTGGAGAATGAACGCTTGCTTATTAAGATACAAGATGATGGAGAGGGGTTAGACCCGGAGATGTTAGTTCGACTGCAAGCGGCACTGCGGGGAGACTCGGATTCGCCGATTGTTACCAGCAAGAATGGACTTGGTTTGGAAAATGTGAATAAGCGGCTGCAGCTTCATTATGGCGAGGATTATGGTCTTTGGATTGATAGTGTTCAGGGCGCTTATACCTGTGTAACGATACATTTGCCTTGGGAAAATGTAAATCTTGGAGGGTGGTAG